In Arthrobacter sp. B3I4, the following proteins share a genomic window:
- the rpmG gene encoding 50S ribosomal protein L33 has translation MAKDKDVRPIIKLKSTAGTGYTYVTRKNRRNDPDRMVLRKYDPKIRQHVEFREER, from the coding sequence GTGGCAAAGGACAAGGACGTACGTCCGATCATCAAGCTCAAGTCGACCGCGGGCACGGGCTACACCTACGTGACGCGCAAGAACCGTCGTAACGACCCGGACCGCATGGTCCTGCGGAAGTACGATCCGAAAATCCGCCAGCACGTCGAATTCCGAGAGGAGCGCTAA
- a CDS encoding HU family DNA-binding protein, with amino-acid sequence MAKNRSELVAEVAGKAGTSQAAVNSVLDALFEVFETSVAAGEKITIPGWLAVERTDRAARTGRNPQTGETIQIAAGHSVKLTAGSKLKAAVAKKK; translated from the coding sequence ATGGCTAAGAACCGTAGTGAACTTGTTGCAGAGGTAGCTGGCAAGGCCGGCACCAGCCAGGCAGCCGTCAACTCCGTGCTCGATGCACTGTTCGAGGTTTTCGAAACCTCTGTCGCCGCGGGCGAGAAGATCACCATCCCGGGCTGGCTCGCCGTCGAGCGCACCGACCGTGCAGCCCGCACCGGCCGTAACCCGCAGACCGGCGAGACCATCCAGATTGCCGCTGGCCACAGCGTCAAGCTGACCGCCGGCTCCAAGCTGAAGGCTGCAGTCGCCAAGAAGAAGTAG
- a CDS encoding ferredoxin reductase family protein, with amino-acid sequence MNPSNQTALHPAAPRVIAAGNPFKEQHRKRMRRVDLLTVVAWASVAGALALWLADGGADGFSSPAGAFAAAGIVAGLAGMDLVLLMLLLAARLPIIDGALGHDRALEFHRKLGKPSLYLLLAHGVLLAVGYGLAEGLDPVSEAVALWVQVPDMWLAYVSTVLFVAVVVTSLVAVRRRFPYEFWYAIHLLTYAAVLTSLPHQFSVGGLFAEGTWQRWYWLAVCIGTGAALAHYRVLEPIVATVRHQLRITRVTAAGHGVVSVEMAGRHLDELSGSGGRFFIWRFLAPGQWWHPHPFSLSAEPGLFDGGGRLRITVRNLGRGSASLARLKPGTRVAIEGPYGLFSTASRSRRHLVLIGAGIGITPIRALLESTPFAPGDATVILRGHNQSGLYLADEILELCQRRGATLFHLTGRRPPGRQTWLPESEARSGYRLASYSPNLADADVFVCGPAGWAQSVLDDARRAGVRKEQLHYERFDW; translated from the coding sequence ATGAACCCGTCGAACCAGACCGCCCTGCACCCCGCGGCCCCGCGGGTCATTGCTGCCGGGAACCCCTTCAAGGAACAGCACCGCAAGCGGATGCGAAGAGTTGATCTCCTCACCGTGGTCGCGTGGGCGTCCGTTGCCGGCGCCTTGGCGTTGTGGCTGGCCGACGGCGGTGCCGACGGTTTCTCAAGCCCCGCCGGCGCCTTCGCCGCGGCGGGTATTGTTGCAGGTCTCGCCGGTATGGACCTGGTGCTGCTCATGTTGCTCCTCGCGGCACGTCTTCCGATCATTGACGGCGCGCTCGGACATGACCGTGCGCTTGAGTTCCACCGCAAGCTCGGCAAACCTTCGCTGTACCTTTTGCTGGCGCACGGGGTCCTGCTCGCCGTCGGCTATGGGCTGGCCGAAGGGCTGGATCCTGTCAGTGAGGCGGTAGCACTCTGGGTCCAGGTTCCCGATATGTGGCTTGCCTATGTGTCCACCGTGTTGTTTGTCGCCGTCGTCGTCACCTCCCTGGTGGCCGTGCGGCGTCGTTTTCCCTACGAGTTCTGGTACGCCATCCACCTGCTCACCTACGCCGCCGTGCTGACTTCTTTGCCGCACCAGTTCAGCGTGGGCGGGCTCTTCGCCGAAGGAACGTGGCAGCGCTGGTACTGGCTGGCGGTTTGCATCGGAACAGGAGCTGCGCTGGCGCACTATCGAGTCCTTGAGCCGATCGTCGCTACGGTCCGGCACCAGTTGCGGATCACCCGGGTGACGGCCGCGGGGCACGGCGTGGTGAGCGTCGAGATGGCGGGACGGCATCTCGACGAGCTGAGCGGCAGCGGTGGCCGGTTCTTCATCTGGCGGTTCCTCGCCCCAGGGCAGTGGTGGCACCCGCACCCGTTCAGCCTCTCCGCTGAGCCGGGGCTGTTCGACGGCGGGGGCCGGCTGCGGATCACGGTTCGCAACCTGGGCCGGGGCTCCGCCAGCCTGGCCCGGCTGAAGCCCGGCACCAGGGTAGCGATTGAAGGACCCTATGGCCTGTTCAGCACCGCATCCCGCAGCCGCCGTCATCTCGTGCTGATCGGTGCAGGCATCGGCATCACCCCCATCCGTGCCCTGCTGGAGAGCACTCCCTTCGCACCCGGCGATGCGACCGTAATTCTCCGCGGCCACAACCAGTCCGGGCTTTATCTCGCCGACGAAATCCTTGAGCTTTGCCAGCGCCGTGGCGCGACGCTTTTCCATCTGACCGGTCGGCGGCCCCCGGGCAGGCAGACCTGGCTGCCCGAGAGCGAGGCCCGTTCCGGGTACCGGCTGGCGAGCTACTCACCAAACCTGGCCGACGCCGATGTCTTCGTCTGCGGGCCCGCCGGCTGGGCGCAAAGCGTGCTCGACGACGCCCGCCGGGCCGGTGTGCGGAAAGAGCAACTCCACTACGAAAGGTTCGACTGGTGA
- the rpmB gene encoding 50S ribosomal protein L28: protein MAAHCQVTGAEPGFGHSISHSHRRNKRRFDPNIQKKRYWVPSLRRNVTLQVSARGIKTIDVRGIDVVVAAILARGVKL from the coding sequence ATGGCAGCACACTGCCAGGTGACCGGAGCCGAGCCGGGCTTTGGACACAGCATTTCGCACTCGCACCGCCGCAACAAGCGCCGGTTCGACCCGAACATCCAGAAGAAGCGCTATTGGGTTCCGTCCCTGCGCCGTAACGTCACCCTGCAGGTCTCTGCACGTGGCATCAAGACCATCGACGTACGCGGCATCGACGTTGTCGTCGCCGCCATCCTGGCACGAGGAGTGAAGCTCTAG
- a CDS encoding HAD-IC family P-type ATPase, whose amino-acid sequence MAGPPLTGLTEADVLARISSGLDNRTPDQTSRSLWQIFRANVLTLFNAIVGTSFLVLLLLGRWQDALFGLAAAGNAVIGAVQEFRAKRSLDRLAIMDAPQARVLRDGELQEIHADAVVQDDVLILRSGDQVTADAAVLEAAGLEADESLLTGESDPVGKDAGSELLSGSIIVAGHAKARVVRVGAEAFASRLTADARRFSLVNSEIRNSLDRVLRWITWAIVPVAVLVVVGELQALGGWQDAFATGAWTVALVGVIASIIAMVPLGLVLLTSVAFAVGGLRLAAHKVLIQELAAVEGLARVDVLCMDKTGTLTEGGLKFEAVYQLTSAPDTGWQHALGWFASEPEANATARSLAVAFDDDAGFQSISYVPFSSSRKWSAVTFSRGSGATPSWVLGAPEMILAPGSHADVLEQAGELAGKGLRTLLLGAADGLPGKPETLPDGLRPVALLTFREQLRGDAFDTLRFFRAEGVEVKIISGDDPRTVAAIAGRVGLDVTEGYDARSLPEDPTLLEGVMKSNTVFGRVTPDQKRNMVAALQRLGHTVAMTGDGVNDALALKAADLGIAMDSAAPATKAVARLVLLDGRFDRLPEVLAEGRRVIANIERVSSLFLSKTAYSIAVAVSFGLLQWSFPFLPRQLSFTDGLTIGIPAFFLALMPNARRYRPGFLRRSLWFSVPAGLIVAACLLAVNGIATAEAPSEPDAARSASVLTLSFVGLWILAAVSRPLNAGRVGVLAAMCAALVILFNFPLAQEFFILSWPPIDLLITAGAVSVGGGLAIELLALVHRRRFPR is encoded by the coding sequence GTGGCCGGGCCGCCTCTCACCGGCCTCACCGAGGCGGACGTGCTGGCGCGCATCAGCAGCGGCCTGGACAACCGAACGCCCGATCAGACCAGTCGAAGCCTGTGGCAGATCTTCCGCGCCAACGTCTTGACCCTCTTCAACGCCATCGTTGGCACGAGCTTCCTTGTTCTGCTGCTTTTAGGGCGCTGGCAGGACGCCCTATTCGGGCTGGCCGCGGCGGGCAACGCCGTCATCGGAGCGGTTCAGGAATTTCGGGCCAAGAGATCCCTGGACCGGCTCGCCATCATGGATGCCCCACAGGCGCGGGTGTTGCGGGACGGAGAACTGCAGGAGATTCACGCGGACGCCGTCGTCCAGGACGACGTGCTGATCCTGCGCTCCGGCGATCAGGTAACGGCCGATGCCGCAGTGCTCGAAGCCGCAGGGCTGGAAGCGGACGAGTCCCTGCTTACCGGGGAATCGGACCCGGTGGGCAAGGACGCCGGATCAGAACTCCTTTCAGGGTCCATCATCGTGGCCGGCCATGCCAAAGCACGCGTGGTCCGGGTGGGTGCCGAAGCGTTTGCAAGTCGTCTTACGGCCGACGCGCGCCGATTCTCTCTCGTGAATTCAGAGATCCGCAACAGCCTTGACCGCGTCCTGCGCTGGATCACCTGGGCGATCGTACCTGTTGCGGTTCTCGTCGTCGTCGGAGAACTGCAGGCGCTCGGAGGCTGGCAGGACGCGTTCGCCACCGGCGCGTGGACCGTGGCCCTGGTGGGCGTCATCGCCAGCATCATCGCCATGGTGCCGCTGGGCCTCGTGCTGTTGACCAGCGTCGCCTTCGCGGTCGGCGGACTCAGGCTTGCCGCCCACAAGGTCCTGATTCAGGAGCTCGCCGCCGTCGAAGGGCTGGCCCGGGTTGACGTGTTGTGCATGGACAAGACGGGAACCCTGACCGAGGGAGGGCTTAAGTTCGAGGCGGTCTACCAGCTAACCTCAGCCCCGGACACGGGGTGGCAACACGCCCTGGGCTGGTTCGCCTCTGAACCGGAGGCTAACGCCACCGCGCGCAGCCTCGCCGTAGCCTTTGACGACGACGCCGGCTTCCAGTCGATCTCGTACGTTCCGTTCTCTTCCTCCCGCAAATGGAGCGCAGTGACGTTCTCCCGAGGCAGCGGTGCAACGCCCAGCTGGGTCTTGGGGGCGCCGGAGATGATCCTGGCTCCGGGTAGTCACGCTGACGTGCTGGAACAAGCCGGCGAGCTGGCCGGCAAAGGCCTGCGGACGTTACTCCTGGGCGCAGCAGATGGGTTGCCTGGTAAGCCCGAGACGTTGCCGGACGGGCTCCGACCGGTCGCCCTTCTGACGTTCCGGGAACAGCTACGCGGTGATGCCTTTGACACTTTGCGGTTCTTCCGCGCGGAAGGAGTTGAGGTGAAGATCATTTCCGGCGACGATCCGCGGACCGTGGCAGCCATCGCGGGGCGGGTGGGCCTGGACGTCACCGAGGGTTATGACGCACGGTCATTACCGGAGGACCCGACGCTTCTCGAAGGGGTGATGAAAAGCAATACTGTCTTCGGCCGCGTCACGCCCGATCAGAAAAGGAACATGGTTGCGGCACTGCAGCGCTTAGGACACACCGTTGCAATGACCGGGGACGGAGTTAATGACGCCCTTGCCCTTAAGGCAGCGGACCTTGGCATTGCCATGGACTCGGCGGCGCCCGCCACCAAAGCCGTGGCCCGTCTGGTCCTCCTCGATGGCCGCTTCGACCGGCTGCCGGAGGTCCTCGCGGAGGGGCGACGCGTCATCGCCAACATAGAGCGCGTCTCGAGCCTCTTCCTTAGCAAGACTGCCTACTCGATTGCCGTCGCGGTGAGTTTCGGACTGCTGCAGTGGTCCTTCCCCTTCCTGCCACGACAGTTGTCCTTTACGGACGGCCTGACTATCGGCATTCCCGCCTTCTTTTTAGCGCTGATGCCAAACGCCCGCCGGTACAGACCTGGATTCCTGCGACGGTCCCTTTGGTTTTCGGTGCCGGCCGGGCTGATCGTTGCGGCGTGTCTGCTCGCTGTCAACGGCATCGCGACGGCGGAAGCGCCTTCGGAGCCAGACGCTGCGCGTTCCGCCTCGGTGCTCACGCTTTCGTTCGTGGGGCTCTGGATCCTGGCGGCGGTTTCCCGACCACTTAACGCCGGACGGGTGGGGGTGCTGGCCGCCATGTGCGCGGCCCTCGTCATCCTCTTCAACTTTCCGTTGGCGCAGGAGTTCTTCATCCTCTCCTGGCCGCCGATCGACCTGCTGATCACTGCCGGGGCGGTCAGCGTCGGCGGCGGGCTCGCCATAGAGCTCCTGGCGCTGGTCCACCGGCGCAGGTTCCCCCGCTGA
- a CDS encoding FMN-binding protein produces the protein MRIRAVVSAALASAGILFAGWQSGAHVAETAGAGAAAGSSGATAARNGTAGTPGSSASTGSTGSTGSSGSTGTAGSSNSSPSSGSAAKAGGTFTGDVVQTRFGSVEVQVTVKSGTITDVTALQLTDEDRKSAQISKRAAPLLRAEVLKAQSADVQTISGATVTSEAYLTSLQAALDAANF, from the coding sequence GTGAGAATCCGCGCAGTAGTTTCAGCAGCCCTGGCCTCGGCCGGAATCCTTTTCGCCGGCTGGCAGTCGGGAGCCCACGTGGCGGAGACGGCCGGTGCCGGCGCCGCGGCCGGCTCCTCCGGGGCGACAGCCGCCAGGAACGGGACCGCCGGAACTCCGGGATCATCGGCATCCACGGGATCCACGGGATCCACGGGGTCGTCGGGATCCACGGGGACCGCCGGGTCATCCAATTCATCCCCGTCCTCGGGTTCGGCCGCAAAGGCCGGTGGAACCTTTACCGGCGATGTCGTGCAGACCCGCTTCGGGTCGGTCGAGGTCCAGGTCACGGTGAAGTCGGGGACCATCACGGACGTTACCGCTCTGCAGCTCACGGATGAGGACCGGAAATCTGCGCAGATCAGCAAGCGCGCTGCCCCGCTGCTGCGCGCGGAGGTCCTTAAGGCCCAATCAGCCGACGTGCAGACCATCAGCGGCGCCACGGTAACCAGCGAGGCCTACCTGACCTCGCTCCAGGCGGCCCTCGATGCGGCCAACTTCTGA
- a CDS encoding cytochrome c oxidase assembly protein, producing MPFATKPQSPAAPTPTGGASGSGAEAAGIPRPWQWAGLGVLFLALVSALLFSGAANARAVSDPGALVRWGLPVSKAIHNVALATVIGGLIFAVGILPRSLSASRTKNRDAPEHPAFTRVLAIAAVAGVAWTLSAVGVLVLTYSDIAGQSLSSGPEFTRSLVYYMTDIDTGRAWLAVVIISAVVTTALFGVRSRGALALTLVLAVAGLAPAALIGHSASSSDHEGAINSLGLHLVGVSAWVGGIIVLTLLSGVLAGASAAGGKGRADITEATLRRFSALAGFAFALVFASGVINASIRLSSWGDLLGSAYGQLILAKTAATLVLGGVGLMHRRWVIPQLSVQGSRLSARRVLWQLVLVELLVMGATSGIAVALGRSAPPEPTTFAPDATPAFILSGYELPPELTPQRWLTEWRLDWLWVAAAVFGLVSYFLGIRKVHKRGDSWSWFRSVNWVIGLVVLTYITSGPPAVYGRVLFSAHMVDHMALTMVAPIFLVLGAPVTLALRALTARRDSSRGPREWLLLFVHSKFSQLVTHPLFAAANFAGSIVLFYYSDAFGYAMRDHVGHELMNLHFALTGYIFVLTMIGTDPLPRRAPYPMRLLLLLATMGFHAFFGVAIMGGTGLLAADYFGNLGRTWGDSALLDQQKGGAVAWGIGEVPTLLVAIGVAVMWSRSDARESRRTDRAADRNNDADLTAYNDMFAQLAERDAKLAERNSKLEGR from the coding sequence GTGCCTTTTGCAACAAAACCCCAGAGCCCGGCAGCGCCCACCCCGACGGGGGGAGCGTCTGGCTCAGGTGCCGAAGCGGCCGGAATCCCCCGGCCCTGGCAGTGGGCCGGCCTGGGCGTTCTGTTCCTGGCCCTGGTATCGGCATTGCTCTTTTCCGGTGCGGCCAACGCTCGTGCCGTCTCAGATCCGGGTGCTCTGGTCCGTTGGGGACTGCCGGTCAGCAAGGCCATCCACAACGTCGCCCTGGCAACGGTGATCGGCGGTCTGATCTTTGCGGTGGGCATCCTGCCCAGGAGCCTCTCCGCCTCGCGGACCAAGAACCGTGATGCGCCCGAGCATCCCGCCTTCACCCGCGTGCTGGCCATTGCCGCCGTCGCGGGCGTTGCATGGACCCTCTCAGCCGTTGGCGTGCTCGTCCTGACCTATTCGGACATAGCCGGTCAGTCGCTTTCAAGCGGCCCGGAATTCACGAGGTCCCTCGTGTACTACATGACGGACATTGATACCGGCAGGGCGTGGTTGGCGGTGGTCATCATCTCCGCCGTGGTGACAACCGCATTGTTCGGCGTCCGCTCACGCGGCGCGCTGGCGCTCACTTTAGTTCTTGCGGTCGCAGGGCTGGCGCCTGCGGCGCTGATCGGCCATTCAGCCAGTTCCAGCGACCATGAAGGCGCGATCAACTCCTTGGGCCTTCACCTCGTCGGGGTATCGGCATGGGTGGGTGGCATCATTGTGCTCACCCTGCTATCCGGCGTCCTGGCCGGCGCCTCGGCTGCAGGGGGCAAGGGCAGGGCCGACATCACCGAAGCCACCCTCCGCCGCTTCTCGGCCTTGGCCGGCTTCGCCTTCGCCCTGGTCTTCGCCTCCGGGGTGATCAACGCCAGCATACGGCTCTCCAGTTGGGGCGATCTCCTCGGCTCTGCCTACGGTCAGCTGATCCTGGCCAAGACCGCAGCGACACTGGTTCTGGGCGGCGTCGGCCTTATGCACCGGCGGTGGGTCATTCCGCAGCTGAGTGTCCAGGGGTCTCGCCTGTCGGCCCGCCGGGTGCTCTGGCAGCTGGTGCTTGTCGAGTTGTTGGTCATGGGCGCGACGTCGGGCATCGCTGTCGCACTTGGCCGCTCCGCCCCGCCGGAACCCACGACGTTCGCTCCGGATGCGACGCCGGCCTTCATCCTCTCCGGTTACGAATTGCCTCCGGAGCTGACCCCGCAACGCTGGCTTACCGAGTGGCGACTGGACTGGCTTTGGGTCGCCGCCGCCGTTTTCGGGCTCGTGTCCTACTTCCTCGGAATCCGCAAGGTCCACAAGCGCGGGGACTCCTGGTCCTGGTTCCGGTCCGTCAACTGGGTGATCGGCCTCGTGGTGCTCACCTACATTACGTCCGGGCCGCCGGCGGTCTACGGCCGCGTACTGTTCTCGGCGCACATGGTGGACCACATGGCCCTGACGATGGTGGCGCCGATCTTCCTGGTCCTCGGGGCGCCGGTCACGCTCGCGCTCCGCGCGCTGACCGCACGACGCGACAGTTCGCGCGGACCCCGCGAGTGGCTGCTGCTCTTTGTGCACTCCAAGTTCTCCCAGCTGGTCACGCACCCGCTGTTTGCCGCGGCCAACTTCGCCGGCTCGATTGTGCTGTTCTACTACTCGGATGCTTTTGGCTACGCCATGCGCGACCATGTGGGACACGAACTGATGAACCTGCACTTCGCCCTGACCGGCTACATCTTCGTGCTGACCATGATCGGCACCGATCCGTTGCCGCGGCGTGCCCCGTACCCGATGCGGCTCCTGCTCCTGCTGGCCACCATGGGCTTCCACGCCTTCTTCGGCGTCGCCATCATGGGCGGGACGGGGTTGCTGGCGGCCGACTACTTCGGCAACCTCGGCCGGACCTGGGGCGACTCGGCCCTGCTGGACCAGCAAAAGGGCGGCGCGGTGGCCTGGGGGATCGGCGAAGTGCCCACCCTGCTCGTGGCCATCGGCGTCGCGGTCATGTGGTCCCGCTCCGATGCCCGCGAGTCCAGGCGCACCGACCGGGCAGCGGACAGGAATAACGACGCCGATCTAACCGCTTACAACGATATGTTTGCCCAGCTCGCCGAACGCGACGCGAAGCTGGCCGAACGCAACTCAAAGCTGGAAGGACGCTGA
- the rpsN gene encoding 30S ribosomal protein S14, whose amino-acid sequence MAKKSMIAKNEQRKVIVERYAAKRLELKKALVDPNSTDEAREAARLGLQKLPRNASPVRLRNRDIIDGRPRGTFQKFGISRVRFRDMAHRGELPGITKSSW is encoded by the coding sequence ATGGCTAAGAAGTCAATGATCGCTAAGAACGAACAGCGTAAAGTCATCGTCGAGCGTTACGCTGCAAAGCGCCTCGAACTGAAGAAGGCTCTGGTTGACCCCAACTCGACCGATGAAGCACGTGAAGCAGCACGCCTCGGCCTGCAGAAGCTTCCCCGCAACGCTTCGCCGGTGCGTTTGCGTAACCGCGACATCATCGACGGCCGCCCCCGCGGTACGTTCCAGAAGTTCGGTATCTCCCGTGTTCGCTTCCGCGACATGGCTCACCGCGGTGAGCTCCCGGGCATCACGAAGTCTTCCTGGTAA
- a CDS encoding NHL domain-containing thioredoxin family protein codes for MSESVRTHLRVRASELVGRGWLNTGGKSLDLESLRGKIVLLDFWTFCCINCLHVLDELRPLEQQYSDVLVTVGVHSPKFEHEADPVALAAAVERYEIRHPVLDDPELDTWKAYTARAWPTLVVIDPEGYIVAHLSGEGHADGLAVLIPELIAEHEAKGTLHRGDGPYVAPEPTSGTLRFPGKALFLPAGRGGTAAAAAGNEAAAGSWLVTDTGHHRLVELSTDFQTVLGTYGSGEKGYADGGSTDARFNEPQGLVLLPEDVAAKAGYDVVIADSVNHRLRALSLKDGTATTLAGNGIQRLLETGPARVDEEGAAFGARLEADPLQVSLSSPWDVVWSSKLNAVVVAMAGVHQIFSFDPATGAVSIIAGNGLEGLLDGPAAEAWFAQSSGLAEDADGNIWVADSETSALRKLVIDDGGAITVESAVGKGLFDFGFRDGPAAEARLQHPLGVTVLPDGSVAIADTYNGAVRRYDPSSGTVSTLARGLSEPSDVIVDHTQVAGSEPLLVVVEANKHQLVYVPIPKEAQQVDEGASQTQRPKSPVAPGLLSLTVRFTAPTGQKLDDRWGDPTQLKISSTPPELLLAGGGTSVGLLRTLELAADVPEGVLHITARAAACDGPETEDGEIPDHAACHLYQQDWGIPVVLQSDGDTELVLDLRGMD; via the coding sequence ATGAGCGAATCTGTACGCACCCACCTCCGGGTCCGGGCCTCCGAACTCGTGGGCCGCGGCTGGTTGAACACCGGCGGCAAGTCCCTGGACCTCGAGTCCCTGCGCGGCAAGATCGTGCTGCTGGATTTCTGGACGTTCTGCTGCATCAACTGCCTGCACGTCCTGGATGAGCTCCGCCCGCTGGAACAACAGTATTCCGACGTCCTGGTGACTGTGGGGGTGCACTCGCCGAAGTTCGAGCACGAGGCGGACCCGGTAGCCCTCGCCGCCGCCGTAGAGCGTTACGAGATCCGCCACCCGGTGCTGGACGACCCGGAGCTGGACACGTGGAAGGCCTACACGGCCCGCGCCTGGCCTACCCTGGTGGTCATTGACCCCGAGGGGTACATCGTGGCGCACCTTTCCGGGGAGGGCCACGCTGACGGCTTGGCTGTGCTCATCCCGGAGCTGATTGCCGAACACGAAGCGAAGGGGACCCTGCACCGCGGTGACGGACCCTACGTGGCCCCGGAACCGACCTCGGGCACGTTGCGGTTCCCGGGCAAGGCCCTGTTCCTGCCGGCCGGCCGCGGCGGCACCGCTGCAGCAGCGGCCGGGAACGAGGCGGCCGCCGGATCCTGGCTGGTCACCGACACCGGCCACCACCGCCTGGTGGAACTCTCCACCGACTTCCAGACGGTGCTGGGCACCTATGGATCGGGCGAGAAGGGCTACGCCGACGGCGGTTCCACCGACGCCCGCTTCAACGAACCCCAGGGCCTGGTACTGCTGCCGGAGGACGTCGCCGCCAAAGCCGGTTACGACGTCGTCATCGCCGACTCGGTGAACCACCGGCTCCGGGCGCTCTCCCTCAAGGACGGCACGGCCACGACCCTTGCCGGCAACGGCATACAGCGTCTGCTCGAAACGGGACCCGCCCGCGTGGACGAGGAGGGTGCCGCCTTCGGCGCCAGGCTCGAGGCCGACCCGCTGCAGGTGTCACTGAGCTCGCCCTGGGACGTCGTCTGGTCCAGCAAGCTCAACGCCGTCGTAGTGGCAATGGCCGGCGTGCACCAGATCTTCAGCTTCGACCCGGCCACCGGCGCCGTGTCCATCATCGCCGGAAACGGTCTCGAGGGGCTGCTCGACGGCCCGGCCGCCGAAGCCTGGTTTGCGCAGTCCTCCGGCCTGGCCGAGGACGCGGACGGCAACATCTGGGTCGCGGACTCCGAGACCTCCGCACTGCGCAAGCTCGTCATCGACGACGGCGGAGCCATCACCGTTGAGTCGGCCGTCGGCAAGGGGTTGTTCGACTTCGGCTTCCGTGACGGGCCAGCCGCCGAAGCCCGGCTGCAGCACCCGCTGGGCGTGACCGTGCTGCCGGACGGCTCCGTGGCCATTGCGGATACGTACAACGGCGCGGTCCGCCGCTATGACCCGTCCTCGGGGACGGTGTCCACGCTCGCCCGCGGACTCTCCGAGCCGTCTGATGTCATTGTGGACCACACCCAGGTGGCCGGCTCCGAGCCGCTGCTGGTGGTGGTGGAGGCGAACAAGCACCAACTCGTCTATGTGCCGATCCCCAAGGAAGCACAGCAGGTTGACGAGGGTGCCTCACAGACCCAGCGTCCCAAGAGCCCGGTCGCGCCAGGGCTGCTGTCCCTGACGGTCCGTTTCACCGCCCCGACCGGGCAGAAGCTGGATGACCGCTGGGGCGACCCGACGCAGTTGAAAATTTCCTCGACGCCGCCGGAGCTGCTGCTGGCAGGCGGCGGAACCTCCGTCGGCCTGCTCCGCACCCTGGAGCTGGCGGCCGACGTCCCCGAGGGCGTACTGCACATCACCGCGCGGGCCGCGGCCTGCGACGGGCCGGAAACCGAGGACGGTGAGATCCCGGACCACGCAGCGTGCCATCTGTACCAGCAGGACTGGGGCATCCCCGTAGTGCTGCAGTCCGACGGCGACACCGAGCTCGTCCTTGACCTGCGCGGGATGGACTAG